Part of the Carnobacterium pleistocenium FTR1 genome is shown below.
TTGAATCGTAAACCGTTGTGCCGATACAACATATGGATTCCAACCGCCTAATGGAACGACTCTAAATAAACCTTGTTTTGAAATGCTAGCTACCATGAAACCAACTTCATCCATATGTGCTGCTATCATAATTTTAGGTGCATTCTCAGCTTTACTTTTGCGAACTCCAAAAATACCTCCAAGTCCATCTTGTAAGACTTCGTCTACTAATGGAGTCATTTCTTTACGCATAATGTCGCGTATGCGATGTTCAAATCCACTTGTTCCTTGTGCTTCAGTTAATCTTTTTATCAAATCAAATGTTTTATCTTCCATTTTTGTCTACTCACATAAATTTTTTGTGGCTACCTATGTGATCTATCCCCCTTATAATCTTTCTTTATTCTATTATACCTTAAATCTTAATGATTTTAAGTGGGAATGCTTTAATTTCATTTATTTTTAAACATGGTATAATATAAAAAACATCTTAAATGGAGGAGTTTATTAAATGGCTTGTACAACTAAAGAAACAACACCGTACATTTTGGCTGGTGGCTTAATTTTTGGAACGGGACTTGCTTGTGGTTATTATTTTCATAAATTAATCACTAAAAAAAGAGCTATTCAAGGAGATACCATTTTAAAATACGTTAAACAATTATTTTTAAAAGAAGGTCCGATAGAAGGTTCTTGGATTGAGTTACAAAAAGTTCCGTTGCAAAAATTTGCTCTTAAAACTGACGTCTACTACGGGGGTATTTCAAGAATAGAAGAAGACCAATTGATTCAATATGAGTTTATCGCAGATGCTTATACTGGAAGTATATTAGACTTATACCGCGTCTAGCATAAAAAACGTTAGACCAAGAAAACATTCTTGGTTTAACGTTTTTTTTATTTCTCTTTTTTAGGAAATTTCACAACTACACGATTGATTCGACTGCCACGAGAAGAAAACTTTTCTTCATACTCCGTCCTAACATTCCCTTCAAAATCACTTTCGTGTAAATTCAACCACACTTGCTCAATTGTCATACCATATTTTGAAAAGCTAGCTAAAGAGTATTCAAATAACCCTTGATTATCTGTTTTAAAGTGGATTTCACCTTCAGAAACAAGAATTTGTTCATAACTTTCTAAAAAGCTCTTATACATTAACCGTCTTTTTTCATGCCTTTTTTTTGGCCATGGGTCAGAAAAATTCAAGTAAATTTGATCAACTTCTCCTTCTGCGAAATATTGTGTCACTGAACCTCCATTAACATGTAACAATTGCAAATTCGGTAGTTTTTCTTCAATCAATCTATCTAACGCAACAACTATGACACTCATTTGAAGTTCAATACCAATATAATTGATTTCTGGATGAAGCTTTGCCATTTCAGTAATAAAGCGTCCTTTGCCTGTACCAACTTCTATATGGATGGGATGATCATTGTCAAATCTTTCTTGCCACTTCCCTACCCAATTATCGGGTTGTTCTGGTATATATTGAGGAAATTCAGCAATTTTTTGTGGTGCATTTGGTTTACGTCTTAAACGCATATCTTTATTCTCCATTCCGTCTATTTTTGCATTGTCCTTTTAACTGTTTTACATAGAAAAATCCTCTTCAAAAGTAGAAAGAGGATTTGAATAACTGTAAACAAGTACCAATTTTCATCTTTTATTCAAAAAAATAATTTTCTCCTTGATAAAGGCTTTGCAACATGACAATATCTTTATTCATTTCATGGAACCATGTTTCTTGATGATGTTGTTTTGTTTGGAGCAAATAGTTCATTAAGGCATACCACTTTATCCGCTTTTTCAATTCTTCAGTTATTTCTGTGTCATAGTGTTCTAACCAATCTTCCCAATTATCTTTTGCGACATATTGGCAGAGCAACATACTTACATCCATAGCTGGATCGCATAACATAGCAGAATCCCAATCAACAAGATAAAGACGATTTTCATCTGATAAAAGCCAATTTTTTCGATAGATATCTCCATGACAAACTTTTGTTTCAACTGTGCTCATTAACTCTGCTTCATCTTTTAACTTTTTTATGATAAGTGATAATAAAGGATGAGTTTGTAAATCTAAAGACAGTTTTTCTTCATATTTTTCAATTAACTGATTAGGTGTAATTACTTCTCCGCCAACACGAGCGAGCATTCCTCTTAGTGTCACAGAATTATGTATTCGGCTAATGAGTTTTGCTACCTTTGGTGAAGACATTTCTTTTTTTGTAAGAGCTCTTCCGTTTAACCACTCTTGAGCAGTCAACACATCGCCATTACCAATACGTTTTGTCCACATCAATCTTGGCGTAATTCCTTCAACAGATAATGCAGCTAAAAAAGGTGAAGAATTTCGCTTCAAAAAAAGCTTTTCTTCTGCCCTTGTACCCATATAAGCTTGACCAGTGTCACCACCAACGGGATGCAGCTTCCATCCAGAATCTTTTTCAAAATCCATACCGAATCATTCCTTGCTTTATATTCTGAAACATTTCTACACAGACATGAAAAGCAAAACGGGAGTATAAAATCTTATTCTAAAAGTAAAAAAAGATTAGACCCGTTAAACCAATAGCACTAAATATTTATTTAGTTCACCTGCAACTCAAGACAAAAAAAGAACAGATATCACAAAAGACACCTATCTTCCTGTTCCTTTTCTATTTTAAATAGATTTTCTTTCTACGTCAAGCATATATACGTTCTTTTTCTAGAAATACTTATTTGAGTTTCTAACAACTGAGAGTACAAGCCTACACAGCCAATTTATCACATTTTTATTTATTTTATTTATATTTTACTATTCTAATTTTCTATATAAAAAATCAGCCATATGAGCTACTTGGCTGATTTTCCTAGTTTTTAATTATCTTATTTTTCCACACTGTAGTTCTACAGCATTTACATATAATTGTTGAAGTCTTTCTACTCCTGGTCCACGTTTTCCTTGTCCTACAGGATTCCCATCGATAAACGTTATCGGCATTGCTTCCATAGTAGTACTAGATGCAAATACTTCATCCGCTTCTTTCAGATCCTCAATCGTAAAGGCTTCTTCTTTAATTGATAATCCTGCTTCTCGAGCTACCTTTAACAACATTATTTTAGTAACACCTGGTAAAACAAGGTTCCCATCTGGATGAGTATAAATCGTATCATCTTTGATCATCCAAACATTTGAAGAAGAACATTCTGTAACTACTCCTTCACGATGAAGAATCGCTTCATCTCCACCCTGTTTATGCGCTTCATGTTTAGCCATAATATTACCGAGCAGGCTTATTGACTTAATATCACATCTCAACCATCGCATATCAGGTACAATAAAAGCGGTCATCCCTTTATCCATAGCTGCTTGGTCCCGCGGAACTATTGTAGTTGTAGCGGTAAAAACTGCCGGAACTAACTCAGGATTAGGATATGAATGATTTCTTGGAATTCCAATACCTCTAGTCAATTGCATGTATATATTACCAATATCAATATTATTTACTTCAATCAATTTACTTAACAATTGCTTCAATTCCTCTTTTGTGAAAGGTAAAATCAAATCAATTTTTTCAGCACTGGAAAATAAACGGTTAACATGTTCATTTAAAGTGAAAAACTTACCATTGTAAGCACGCACAACATCATAGATTCCATCCGCAAATTGGTATCCTCTATCTTCCATGTCAATTTTAACTTCACTACGCTCAACGATTTCATTATTCCAAATTACTTTCATTTTTTTTACCTCTCTCTTCAAATTAAAATAGATATATTTTTTTTCTATCATATCAAAAAAAAGTCCATTGCGCATTTAAAAGTTTAGCTGGTAGTTTTATTTGCTTTGTTATTGCTGTAATTTCATCATTTTATTTATTCGAATAGGCAGATAAAACTGACAAAAACCTAAATTGAAACCTACGCTAACTACTAATAAAATAAGCACTTCTATAACTGACAAGTGAATTGCAGATACAGCCGTAATCAATAACCCTTCGAATATCATTAACAATAATACAAGTTTTTTTAGTGACTGAAGTTTATCCTTTTGTTTTATCGGGTATAAGATAGTTAACGATAAATCATCAAAATGAAAATAGAGTGGTAATAATTGAAATCCTGTCAAGTACAAAAAGACTCCTATAAAGAAAATACTTAAGATGAAGGAATTGCCTAAACTACTAAGCAACATAGCAATGGCCGTCAAACGAATGTACAAGCCGCTGTACTCAGTACTTCTCAAAAAAGCTCTAGCATAGAGGTAGTAAAATACATTACTATTAGTTTTTTTGATTTTTTTCAAAAAGATATCCAAGTAAGCTCTTCTTTTAACAGAACTTTTTAATGCTGGAATATCTGTAAATAAGTTAATAAATTGGTAAATCCTTTTCATTCTATTTGATTCACCTTTTAATATTTTTTCCCATTGATATATTAAGGTATCATTCTTTCGATTCAATAAAAAGCGATAACTAATACTTACAACCGCAGCTAATAATAATCCAGCTAGTGGGCTAATAAAAAGAGCCACACTCGATACAATAAAGTAAATACCAAATAAAACCAGACGTATTTTAATCCATTCTTTTGGTTCTTTTATTTTTAAATTTAGTACTTGGGCGTTGAGTTCTGTTTCTTTTAAAATAATTAACATTGGAACAAAATAAAGCATATCAGAAAAAGCAAATCCGGCCATTGCAACCAGTAATGGCATTAACACAGCTACAGCAACAACACTAACAAAACTAGGCAGCCATAAACTTCTCCATTTAGCTTGGTTAAAATAATCTTCCATAGCCGTTTCTTTAGGTAGCATAAATACTGCATCAGCTGGTTGAATAAGCGTAGCTAATTTGCCAACACTTAGCACTACTGTAAAAATGACTGTTCCGACTATTTGACCTTTTACATCATAAACCGTTATTGTTTTCAGATAATTTGAATAAGCATAACCCATAGCACCGACTAAAAATAAACAAACGATTACAAAATGGTCATTAAAAATATACTTTAGATACTTCATCATTTTCTTTTGATGTCGTTTAACTCGTTGCTTCCATATTTCTATCATCATTTGCTATCCTCTTCTTTTGTTAATTGAATATACAATTCATCTAAGGTTGCATTTGGCATATTAAAAGTCATTTGCAAATCTTCCAAAGTTCCTTCAGCTTTAACTTTACCGTCATGTAATAAAACAAACCCATCACATTGCCTTTCAGCTGTAGCTAATATATGAGTTGACATTAGAATAGAAGCGCCTTGTTTTTTCATCTCTTCCATTAATTCCAGCAGTGCATTGATACCTAGAGGATCTAACCCTACGAAAGGTTCATCTATAATGTATAAGCTTGGCTCTACTAAAAACGCACAAAGAATCATAACCTTTTGCTTCATTCCTTTAGAGAAATTAGCTGGGAACCACTCTAATTTTTTTTCTAACCTAAATGTTTTTAATAATTTCTTTGCACGTTCATGCGCAATTTCAATGGGTATATCATATGCCATTGCTGTAATCTCGATGTGTTCTTTTAGCGTAAGTTCTTCATATAAAACAGGCGTTTCAGGGATAAACCCAAATTTTTTACGGTAAGTTTCTTTGTCATTTTTCAGTGTTAGACCATCTATACTGATTTCTCCCTTTTGAGATTGTAAGAGGCCAATAATATGTTTTATAGTTGTACTTTTACCGGCTCCATTTAAGCCAATTAATCCAATTAATTTTCCATTTCCTACTTCAAAAGATACGTCTTTTAATACAGGTATTTGACTATAGCCTCCTGTAATATGTGCTACTTTTAAACTCATAATTATTTAGTCCCTTCTATACATGTTATTGTAGTTATTGTACCATAAGAAAAGAAGAGAATCTTTTCTCTTTTAATGCGTTACTGTTTCACTTTCTTTAACTTTTATGATACATTTACTGAATAAGAGAACCCATTTCTCAATTCACCACATTTTGCATATAAAGATTTAATAGTAGAAAGAAGGGGACTAAATGGCAGATTGTATTTTCTGTAAAATTATCAATAATGAAATACCTAGCAGAAAAGTTTATGAAGATGATGACGTTGTAGCTTTTTTAGACCTTACACAAGTTACACCAGGTCATACATTAGTAGTTCCAAAAAAACATGTGTCCGATATTTTTGAAGTAGATGAAATATTAGCAGCTACTATTGGCGGTAAAATTCCAAAAATTGCAAAAGCAATCAAGAATTCTAACCCTAAGATTAAAGGAATGAATATTATAAATAATAATGGTAAAGTAGCTTACCAATCGGTTTTTCATTCACACATACATATCTTGCCTCGATTTGATGAGCAAGATGATTTTTCTATTCATTTCGGTGATCATTCTGAAAATTTCACATCTGAAGAATTAGATAAAATAGCATTAACAATAAAAAGCAAATTGGAGGGATAATAATGGCTAATCATTTTATGAATGGCTTAATTTTAGGTGCTGCTGCTGGAGGAATTTATGGTCTTCTTAAGTCTCCACACACTGGCAGAGAAAATAGAGTTGTATTAAAATCTTATATTGATGATACAACAGTACTTGTAAACGATGTTTCAAAAAGTGTCAACGATTTAAAAGGAGCAATAGCTCAATTAACCAATGAAGGAAAAACGTTGGCTGAAGAATTTACACAAGATATAAAAGAATCCGTTGACGAATTTTCATATGAAGCTGAGCCTCGTATGCGTCGTATTCAAGAACATACCGAAAAATTAACGGCTGATATGGAAGATTTAACTCAGAGTATGAAATAAAATATATTTATTGTATCTTGTTTTATGAGGTTGAGACTAAGGTCTCTACCTCATTTTTTTGTATTTAGACGCTGATTTGCTCTACTATGCGAGTAAAAATTACTCATTTTTCGTAATTTCTTCAGATTTATGTTTTTTTTGTGATTTTTAATTGACTTTAAACTAAATATTAAGATTTTAGATTTTTTTATGTAAATGAGTATGGTATATTTATAGCTGTTATCATGAAATGTTTATTTATAGCAAATATAAGAAATGGATGTGTTAAAGAATGAAAAAATTATTACTAGTTACGGCTACTATCATAGCAGGACTTACAATTGCCGGCTGTTCTGATAGTACTGTTGCCTCTTCAACTGCAGGAAAAATTACAGAGGAAGAGTTTTATGACTCAATGAAAGAAACTGTAGGAACAAGTATGTTACAACAATTAATCATTAAAGATGTTTTAACAGATTTATATGGTGAAGTTGTTACAGATGAAGTAGTAGATAAACAATATACTACTGAAGAAACTTCTATGGGTGGAGCCGAAGCATTTGAAAATGTTATGTTGCAACAAGGTTATACTCCTGATAACTATAAAGACACGATTCGTTTAAATCTTTTAATTGAAGAAGCAGTAAAAGATAAAACTGAGTTTACTGAAGAAGAAATTCAAACTGCTTATGATGCATATGTGGCACCAGTCAAAGCAGCTCATATTCTTGTAGAAGATGAGGAAACAGCAAAAGATCTTATCACTCAATTAAATGATGGTGCTGATTTTGCAGAACTTGCTACTGAAAATTCAGCAGATACTGCTACTGCAGCTAATGGTGGAGAAATAACTTTTTCAACCGGTGAAATGGTTGCTGAATTCGAAGAAGCCGCACTTGCTTTAGAAGAAGGCGAAACAACAACTGAACCAGTCGCTACAGAATATGGCTTCCATATTATTAAAATGATTGAAAAACCTGAAAAAGGATCATTAGAAGAAGAAACTGACACTATAGAAGAACAATTATTAACAACTAAATTGGCTGATAGTGCTTATATTCAAGAAGTTATTTCAGGAATCATGCAAGATGCTAACATTCTTATCGAAGATGAAGACTTGTCTACTGCCATGGATTCTTACTTGGTAACTGAAGAAGAGTCTGCTACTGAAGAATCTGCTACTGAAGAATCTGCTACTGAAGAGCCTGCTACTGAAGAGCCTGCTACTGAAGAGTCTGCTGCTGAATAATCATTCAGCTCTCTGAAAGTTCAATAAAGTAGTTATTTATATTAGATAACAAGTAAAAAGGGTTTAGGACTAATGTCCTAAACCCTTTTTACTTGTTTAATTTTCGTTAGTCTTTTCTGATTCATTTGGCTTATAAAATGATCGATTATCTAATGCAAAGATTCTCTCTGTAAATAAACCAGGTTCAGTTTTATTTAACGAAGAATTCAACATAGTTATAGTCGCATCTAGATTATCAATCATAGATAAAATTTCAGCTTCTCTTAGTTTCGGTCTAACCGGGGAACCATATTCAAGCTGTCCATGGTGGGCTAAAACCATATGTTTTAAAAGGAGTACATCTTCACTTTTTTCATCAATTTTTAGTGCAATACAGGCTTTTGTAATTTCTTCATCTACAATAACAATATGTCCTAATAGATTTCCTTCTAACGTATATTCAGTAGCAATCGCCCCAGAAAGTTCAACGATTTTACCTAAGTCATGCAAAATAACTCCTGAATAAAGTAAAGGCCGATTAATTTCCTTGTATTGATCCGCTAACGTCTTCGCGATTCTCAACATTGACACCGTATGAAAAGCTAGACCACCAGTAAAAGCGTGGTGAAACCTTTTTGCTGCTGGATACTGGAAGAAAGATTTTTGATGATGATTTAATAAAAAGCGTACAATACGGTTCATATTGGCATTCGTAATTTCAAACAAAGTATCATTTATTTCTTCCAACATATCTTCTTTTTTTAATGGTGCTCTTTCAACGTATAAATCTGGATTATCTGGATCGCCAGATTTCGTTCCCATAATTTTAAATAATTTAATTTGAGGGTTTCCTTGGTATAATTCTCGTTTTCCAGAAACTTTCACAACTTTTCCGGCAGTAAAGGCAGCAATATCCTCTTCCGGTGCGTCCCAGTATTTACCATCCATTTGACCACTTTTATCTTGAAATGTAAAAGCAATAAATTTTTTGCCATTTTTTGCAACTCGAATATCTGCAGATTTAATTAATAAATAAAGCTCAAAGGTCTCATCGTTCTTATACTCAAATAATCTTTTCCCCATTTGAATCCCTCTTTCTATTCACTACTTTTCTTTATTATAACATTTCTACTTGTTCTTTTCGAAAAACATCTGTAACTGATTCATCAAATGTAAAATAAAACACTTGTACGTC
Proteins encoded:
- a CDS encoding ABC transporter ATP-binding protein, which codes for MSLKVAHITGGYSQIPVLKDVSFEVGNGKLIGLIGLNGAGKSTTIKHIIGLLQSQKGEISIDGLTLKNDKETYRKKFGFIPETPVLYEELTLKEHIEITAMAYDIPIEIAHERAKKLLKTFRLEKKLEWFPANFSKGMKQKVMILCAFLVEPSLYIIDEPFVGLDPLGINALLELMEEMKKQGASILMSTHILATAERQCDGFVLLHDGKVKAEGTLEDLQMTFNMPNATLDELYIQLTKEEDSK
- a CDS encoding YtxH domain-containing protein, with translation MANHFMNGLILGAAAGGIYGLLKSPHTGRENRVVLKSYIDDTTVLVNDVSKSVNDLKGAIAQLTNEGKTLAEEFTQDIKESVDEFSYEAEPRMRRIQEHTEKLTADMEDLTQSMK
- a CDS encoding peptidylprolyl isomerase, whose translation is MKKLLLVTATIIAGLTIAGCSDSTVASSTAGKITEEEFYDSMKETVGTSMLQQLIIKDVLTDLYGEVVTDEVVDKQYTTEETSMGGAEAFENVMLQQGYTPDNYKDTIRLNLLIEEAVKDKTEFTEEEIQTAYDAYVAPVKAAHILVEDEETAKDLITQLNDGADFAELATENSADTATAANGGEITFSTGEMVAEFEEAALALEEGETTTEPVATEYGFHIIKMIEKPEKGSLEEETDTIEEQLLTTKLADSAYIQEVISGIMQDANILIEDEDLSTAMDSYLVTEEESATEESATEESATEEPATEEPATEESAAE
- a CDS encoding PepSY domain-containing protein, producing MACTTKETTPYILAGGLIFGTGLACGYYFHKLITKKRAIQGDTILKYVKQLFLKEGPIEGSWIELQKVPLQKFALKTDVYYGGISRIEEDQLIQYEFIADAYTGSILDLYRV
- a CDS encoding ABC transporter permease, with the translated sequence MMIEIWKQRVKRHQKKMMKYLKYIFNDHFVIVCLFLVGAMGYAYSNYLKTITVYDVKGQIVGTVIFTVVLSVGKLATLIQPADAVFMLPKETAMEDYFNQAKWRSLWLPSFVSVVAVAVLMPLLVAMAGFAFSDMLYFVPMLIILKETELNAQVLNLKIKEPKEWIKIRLVLFGIYFIVSSVALFISPLAGLLLAAVVSISYRFLLNRKNDTLIYQWEKILKGESNRMKRIYQFINLFTDIPALKSSVKRRAYLDIFLKKIKKTNSNVFYYLYARAFLRSTEYSGLYIRLTAIAMLLSSLGNSFILSIFFIGVFLYLTGFQLLPLYFHFDDLSLTILYPIKQKDKLQSLKKLVLLLMIFEGLLITAVSAIHLSVIEVLILLVVSVGFNLGFCQFYLPIRINKMMKLQQ
- the trmB gene encoding tRNA (guanosine(46)-N7)-methyltransferase TrmB, with product MRLRRKPNAPQKIAEFPQYIPEQPDNWVGKWQERFDNDHPIHIEVGTGKGRFITEMAKLHPEINYIGIELQMSVIVVALDRLIEEKLPNLQLLHVNGGSVTQYFAEGEVDQIYLNFSDPWPKKRHEKRRLMYKSFLESYEQILVSEGEIHFKTDNQGLFEYSLASFSKYGMTIEQVWLNLHESDFEGNVRTEYEEKFSSRGSRINRVVVKFPKKEK
- a CDS encoding 3'-5' exoribonuclease YhaM family protein, with protein sequence MGKRLFEYKNDETFELYLLIKSADIRVAKNGKKFIAFTFQDKSGQMDGKYWDAPEEDIAAFTAGKVVKVSGKRELYQGNPQIKLFKIMGTKSGDPDNPDLYVERAPLKKEDMLEEINDTLFEITNANMNRIVRFLLNHHQKSFFQYPAAKRFHHAFTGGLAFHTVSMLRIAKTLADQYKEINRPLLYSGVILHDLGKIVELSGAIATEYTLEGNLLGHIVIVDEEITKACIALKIDEKSEDVLLLKHMVLAHHGQLEYGSPVRPKLREAEILSMIDNLDATITMLNSSLNKTEPGLFTERIFALDNRSFYKPNESEKTNEN
- the dat gene encoding D-amino-acid transaminase, with the protein product MKVIWNNEIVERSEVKIDMEDRGYQFADGIYDVVRAYNGKFFTLNEHVNRLFSSAEKIDLILPFTKEELKQLLSKLIEVNNIDIGNIYMQLTRGIGIPRNHSYPNPELVPAVFTATTTIVPRDQAAMDKGMTAFIVPDMRWLRCDIKSISLLGNIMAKHEAHKQGGDEAILHREGVVTECSSSNVWMIKDDTIYTHPDGNLVLPGVTKIMLLKVAREAGLSIKEEAFTIEDLKEADEVFASSTTMEAMPITFIDGNPVGQGKRGPGVERLQQLYVNAVELQCGKIR
- a CDS encoding phosphotransferase family protein, with the translated sequence MDFEKDSGWKLHPVGGDTGQAYMGTRAEEKLFLKRNSSPFLAALSVEGITPRLMWTKRIGNGDVLTAQEWLNGRALTKKEMSSPKVAKLISRIHNSVTLRGMLARVGGEVITPNQLIEKYEEKLSLDLQTHPLLSLIIKKLKDEAELMSTVETKVCHGDIYRKNWLLSDENRLYLVDWDSAMLCDPAMDVSMLLCQYVAKDNWEDWLEHYDTEITEELKKRIKWYALMNYLLQTKQHHQETWFHEMNKDIVMLQSLYQGENYFFE
- a CDS encoding HIT family protein, with the translated sequence MADCIFCKIINNEIPSRKVYEDDDVVAFLDLTQVTPGHTLVVPKKHVSDIFEVDEILAATIGGKIPKIAKAIKNSNPKIKGMNIINNNGKVAYQSVFHSHIHILPRFDEQDDFSIHFGDHSENFTSEELDKIALTIKSKLEG